ACAAGACAATCAggcattttttgtatttccttcttTAGGGGACGCTAAATcgtaaattgaagttgcaattCCCCAATTTTCATAACCCCGCCTGGTGGCTGGcactgttttgagaaaaaaatcaagtacccaaaaaatatttttggaagtaCATCCATAtaagctttttgaaatgaaaaattttggtcaccttttttttgctcttccgGTAATAATattccataattcaaaattctcagtGTGGCAAACTTTatagattttgtatttggataattttgacctaaaataaattcaaaatttttttaagttactagaatttattttttttaattctttcatttttttagttttgtatagcaatttttcgatattttcgaactttcctTTTGGGAAAACTGCTACACTGCGTCCCTCCAACGCACTCCTTCACAAAATAAGCTCCAGTGGAACTGGTGACAATTTATTCCACTCACTTTACCTCAAAAATAAAAGATGGATGAGAtgtctttaaaaatagaatttttaatcaatttcaatttttttttcaaactggatTCTGCAactccaaaactgaaaattgaaattcacgtTTACAAAAAACAATCACACTGgacatcaattttcacaactttgggaacccctggatcagTTTTGcaaattcgatctcaaaaatgtgatggtggtttcggggtcaagaaatggtcccctttcgagaaatatcgcgaaaatgTTATATCTTTTAAATCACTATAGTAGCCATTGGTATatattttctatcaatttctgGCGTGAAATGCAATCTTGGGGTCAAAAGTGGACTTCGAGTGATTATGGAGGCTTAAGTGGGGGTGTGAGGGTTGATTGTGGATACGTGCATcggaaaatatgtaaatttcattaattagaGTCAACACTTTAGCTACATAAACCTCATAAGTGAAGCTATTTCAGGTTCAGAGGGCACTTTTAGTAGTTATTGAAGCTCTAGCGAGGGGGGTGAGGCGCGGGGGAGTGGATTGTGGTGGCGTGTATAGAGAACAATAATCTTAAGTGCAACTGAAGAGAACTGTTCAACGGTAAAACCtcttgagaaattcaaattcaggtttGGATGCAACTACGTgagatcacgttttttgacgttccaaccccctcGCCTCGGTCCTTATCAATgctaaggaaaaaaatgacacatttttgaaatcgtcataaaattttgcaaattttttatctgaaacattttttgattgcaaaattcatttactgacaatattcgtttgaatgcgtgacttcaaaaacttggaatacaaaaattcaattttgggaaccactgaaatgttgggtatcactaaatgagaacggtcaTAGGTAgctatttcaagagtgatccaatacgagttatttgagaccacaagcGCCCCTCTACCCCCTTTTGGTTAGGATTaattggccaaaacagatgacaacggaggtgctcaattttcacaactttgggaacccctggatcggttttgcaattcgatctcaaaaatgtaatggtggtttcggggtcgcgaaatggtcccctttcgaaggaatatcgcaaaaattttatatctttccgattccattgttttgataattttcactttggtaCCCCTACTATAaccgggtcattccatgtcaattcaaccaaaaaatgcgattttgaaagtcatgtctttcgatttcgctcaattttttttacactatctacccagtacccactcaataagtaagaaacccgcaatcagtttggtcccagtcccctcagggggcgggtggggacttccattattttaacattgtctcgaggtactcaacctcagcagcgcattcctccaagctacgatactttgatcaaaactgatttcatagtttgaaagggcattgcattctgacaagggaacctcatgaggtgtcacactccgatttgaacgggaccgcgatttttggaaagagcatagtctaaaacccccaacaccaaatttttagctgcccaagttcacttttcgatttttgccgaatttttgaaaattcaacattgactgtttttggcgatttatgctttttttttaaaagtacgtacttgatcaataaaaatggttaaactaagttccaaaactaatattaattacccaaatccaaatttcaccatttccagccattctggagcggcgggagcctccagcgcgatttttcaatttctccagaattttgaatttgctccagaaggcgtgaatatgaagttgggcagctaaaaatcgagttgtatattacactcgacctgtttaacgagtttattcacatttgagccaattttgagagtgacatctcaaaagtggtttttggaccagcttttttcaaaattaaaaaatcaaaaaaatcaaaagtttcacgtttgtgtggaaatttttgaaattcacgcgaatcgctgtattttgtccaaaactaacccaccgaatcgaaatttcacaatttccagccattctggggcctccagcgcgatttttaaatttttccagaattttgaatttgctccagaaggcgtgaatatgaagttaggcagctaaaaatcgagttgtatattacactcgacctgtttaacgagtttatccacacatttgagccgattttgggagtgacaccttaagagtggttttttgaggtgtcactctcgctccaaaacggctggaaatggtagaatttgcgctccgggggttaattcttgaagaaatacagcgattcgcgcaaatttcaaaaatttcctcacaaacggttattttttgattttataattttgaaaaaagctgatcaaaaaccactcttgaggtgtcactcccaaaatcggcttagatgtggataaactcgttaaacaggtcgagtataatgcacaactcgatttttagctacccaactacatattcacgccttttggagcaaattcaaaattctggagaaattgaaaaatcgcgctggaggctccagaatggctggaaatggtgaaattaggaTTTGAGTAATTAACATTATAGTTTTagaacttattttgaccatttttattgatcaagtacgtacttttaaaaaaatgcataaatcgccaaaaacagtcaattttgaattttcaaaacttcgccaaaaatcgaaaagtgaacttgggcagctgaaaatttggttttgggggttttagactatgctctttccaaaaatcgcggtcccgttcaaatcggagtgtgacacttcaagaggttcccttgtgagcttTTTAagcattctgaaattttcaaacgttgaaagttgaactttcaagttgaaattagtTCAAACTTTAAAATGGAGCTGTGAGTGGGAGGGGAGCTacaccatttaaaattctgagaaatattccgcagatgtactttttgatgttttttcgaaatatttaattctCGAGATGAGATCTTTTAATGAtggggagcaccccctcccccaaatttggatGAACCTTCAAAAAGAAATCTGGaacatgtgatacatcgaattgtatgtttttggtggcgctgaacacgaatacgacgtcagatttttgattggaccccataaAAATCGTCGTTTTTTTATCCTCGCTGTGGCTACTCAAtctgttttcagaaaaataaaaataatgcaatTCCAAAAAGTAGAATTTGAGATTGTGCATTGACCTATAGGCCATTATCACCAAAATCCAGGACTACCGAAGGGTTCTACTgtgcagttgaaaatttaaatatcgcttatttttgagtaaattcgttgttttgaaaattttttcttctcaaataagtataggtatatacctacctacccacttATTTCGCGCTAGTTGAGCCAAAATATTTAAAGATACCATTTATGAAGTTGGTGCCAATTTTCAGCCATTATTACCAACTCCGAAAAAAATAGgtagccaaaaacttatcaaatacatattacttaacaattttggattttttttttaatttgagatttGTCGACATGTAAAAATCcacttttcaactcgtcgcCTCAGATTTATGATTCACCTGCTCTAATCAGACCAGAATGCCAAATTTAATTATGATGGGATtaaatttttagctacccaCTTAAGTTGATTGCAACGTTTTCCCCTGCAATttgaaataactgaaaaaaatcagcttctactggaggcttcagacgGGCTGGAAAATAGCGGAAATCGATTAGAGAAATCGACTTTAGTATGTCCTTAATAGGAGATTCATATTTTCCAGAAACAGCAGGACATTTTTATAGAATATTATTGGAAAAgtcgtaaaaataaaacagcTCTTATCATTTCTTTAGCGCAGAAAATTGGTGATCACATCATTAGTGCtgccaaagtgaaaaaaactcTGTGATTAATTCGAATATAAAAGTAGATAGCTATATGTACGTACATTCGTGGtggttaattaatttaaaaaattacgtcTATGTATTTGTATAAAGTTCACTGGTATAcgaaaatgagtaattttttcacgaatgcCTATCCTGTTAGCGCTGCAGATAAGCATTATTcgggaaaaaattattcattttagtATTTTATCGAATAacagatgtatttttttaaaatcgattatcTATGTACCACGAATGTACCTACGTTAttactacgtacctacctacttttatatTCGAATTAATCACAGcgcttttttcacttttgcatCACTAATGATACGTCGAATTTTTATATAGGTTAGTTTACTCCACTACCTTTTAGAACTGCTTCttataaatgtacatatttctcaAAACAAGTTGGGAAGGATATGCCAGAAAAAACTAGCTACCtacgattttttcggaaatgtcTCCTCTTTGAGAATCCTTAACTCATCTCGTGGGGTACTTCCGGAGGCTCCggagccaactttttttgagcgactttccagcgatttttttctagtcaacgggtcattccacgtcaattggaccaagaagtggtaggtaggttcggcgatttttttgaaatttttcctgtggaaagaccttttaaagggatggccaatggcgcaaatcgcagccctctagcccatttttaacggcagccagggggtgtcaaagttttcagtgaacctaaaatatcatccatttcagcagtggattgctcgataaccgcgatacctaccaaaatggaactttttcccatagttagaggttttgaaaggctttctggtgatatcataaaaatcagtgttgccacttttttttgtacaaaaaattagctcaaaaagtttcaaaacgtaggtttcatatcgttccgactctcaaaaattctattttttgatttaaaacatgaaaaaaagttttgattggtaaagttgacttatttgacccctatttttacgtatctgttgaaaaagttgcaaaaaccccttcactcggtgaaattaactcatcacaaaaaaatcaaaattcgaaaaaattcaaaaagaagtaaattgtatttttttttgctgtgagtgagattttcatcaactttttcatgaaatacgtcagaaagtggtcaaaataagacaactgaataaatttaaactttttttaatgtttgaaattgaaaattgaattttttcgaatttcgatttttttgtgatgacttcattttattgagtgaaagggggtttttcaactttttcaacagatacgtaaaaataggggtcaaataggtcaactttaccaatcaaaactttttttcatgttttaaatcaaaaaatcgcattttttcgcaaagtttaaatttttttaaatcgactttcttacaagttaccatcccaattttttaatatgttgttcagcatgaacagttgtccatattgtatttttttcagaatttttgagagtaggaacgatatgaaacctacgttttgaaactttttgagctaattttttgtacaaaaaaaagtggcaacccccgatttttatgatatcaccaaaaagcctttcaaaacctctaactatgggaaaaagttccattttggtaggtatcgcggttatcgagcaatctactgctgaaatggatgatattttaggttcactgaaaactttgacaccccctggctgccgttaaaaatgggctagagggctgcgatttgcgccattggtcatcccttcggaaggtctttccacaggaaaaatttcaaaaaaatcgccgaacccacctaccactttttagtccaattgacgtggaatgaccccaaCGTCacttaggtaagtaagtaatcaaCGTATAGAATAGGTGGTAATGTAATGAACATACCAACAAGGATGCCGAGTATACTTTCAATCAGTATTAGGACAAGACCGAAGGCATTGCCCAATGTTCGGCGAACTCCCATCAAGTCGTCAACTGTATAGAAGAGAATTGGCATCACAAAAAAAGCGACTATAAGATATAGCAAGTACAGCATCTGCACCACAACGTAAGGTTTCTGCAATGCGGGTTTCTCCtaaaaggaaaataataaaaatgcttTAGTTTGTGCTGAATGTATTTATTTACAAATGAGTAAGAATTACCAACCTTCATTACACCATAAAGACCAACGATTGAAATACTCTCAGCAATGATTGCAAATGCACCAAGGAACAGTACTAGCCCTGTCACAGCGACTGATTGAGCTGATATTATTGTTAATAATAGGAACACCATAATATAAAACAGCTTCACGGCTACGTAAGGTATGAGCAATAGGGATTGATtcttaataaatgaaaatgcaTTAGTACTCGTAAGAAAATTAATGAGATACTAAttaaattataatatgtataaagAGTTTAGGCATATagatattttcatttaataacTCAGAATTACCTTCATTGCGCCACAGAGAGCAGCGACTAAAGAACTCCACCCAGCAATTAAGAACAcgacattaaaaattgaatttttcgagctttgaaGATATTCACAAACAACCTGGTGcaaaatatatttcaattttaaaattcaacgccttcaagtaggtacctacttacatgctTTTGAATGAGGCAAAACAACGAAAAGTAAACGAGCGTAGAAAATCAATGTAGAATGTAGGTAGATATACCGCCCAActaaaaaatccagaaaattaaaaatatataagtacAAATATATAATgtacttaataataataattattaagtTGACGAAATGCGccagggcctattctaaggtttttttggagctacacaatactgactgaaattttttgagattcgttTTAAAGgatatctcccccccccccctatccaaaaaagagagaaaaaattcaaagaaatttttcatatttttttgaaaaagaaaactttttacttgaaaaaatacgtgatgttgttttattttgaaaaattattaaattttctaatGCTTTTGCCCTAGCTTAGCTCCGGCCTTTAGGCCcttgtttctatttttgaaattacatactataatttcctgaaaactattgttagaatttttaaatgttgaagctatgaaaatcaactttttgcatcagccattttactttttgaatttgtcaattttttaaattattctattgtacaatttttaaaaaaatttcaacaatgaaacattaacttcagaaatttaataGACATAACCCAATCAATACAGGGTTGGTATGGGTGCGAAATAAcgaaacagcaaaaaattattctatgtaaCTTAGAATAGCGAAAAAAAGTGCGAGGATTCAttcga
This region of Planococcus citri chromosome 5, ihPlaCitr1.1, whole genome shotgun sequence genomic DNA includes:
- the LOC135846286 gene encoding uncharacterized protein LOC135846286 isoform X2, producing MVIRVPLPTMLKIFKIQKGKFCGFECSLRTGAMIVLTTDLVVCEYLQSSKNSIFNVVFLIAGWSSLVAALCGAMKNQSLLLIPYVAVKLFYIMVFLLLTIISAQSVAVTGLVLFLGAFAIIAESISIVGLYGVMKEKPALQKPYVVVQMLYLLYLIVAFFVMPILFYTVDDLMGVRRTLGNAFGLVLILIESILGILVGVFYIKFIVVLSYYYKE